In Triticum urartu cultivar G1812 chromosome 6, Tu2.1, whole genome shotgun sequence, the following proteins share a genomic window:
- the LOC125517411 gene encoding subtilisin-like protease SBT5.3: MRPMASFGAAACFVLCALLLVQPAPAAAAGEKQSYVVYLGEHAHASQLHDLAAVDLAAVEGKAADSHYDLLATVLGDKEKAREAIFYSYTKHINGFAANLDAEQAAQIARLPEVVSVFRNRGYQLHTTRSWQFLGIAGPGGVPRGASWRKAKFGEGVVIGNIDTGVWPESESFRDHGLGPVPKHWKGTCEKGQDDNFHCNAKLIGARYFNKGYGSEGLDTKAPEFNTPRDNEGHGTHTLSTAGGSAVPGASVFGFGNGTASGGSPRAHVAAYRVCYKPVNGSSCFEADILAAFDAAIHDGVHVLSVSLGNDGEPYDYFDDAISIGSFHAVRRGISVVCSAGNSGPKPSSISNLAPWLFTVGASTMDREFPSYVVFNGTKIKGQSMSETSLKSKESYPMIDSAEAAAPGRAVDDAKICLQGSLDPTKVKGKIVVCLRGTSARVAKGLTVLQAGGAAMVLANDAASGNEIIADAHLLPATHIRHSDGLTLYNYLKSAKSPEGYVEKPETTLETKPAPYMAAFSSQGPNPVNPEILKPDITAPGVSVIAAFTRAMAPTELAFDERRVAFTSMSGTSMSCPHVSGLVGLLKALHPDWSPSTIKSAMMTTAIDVDNKGESILNASLAPAGPFAYGAGHVWPSRSMNPGLVYDLGPDHYLDFLCALKYNATVLSMFNGEPYKCPEKALKIEDLNYPSITVVNLTASGATVKRTVKNVGSPGKYKAMVRQPAGVHVTVSPDVMEFGKKGEEKTFEVKFETKNAKLAKNYAFGALIWSNGVQFVKSPIVVKTAA; encoded by the exons ATGAGACCCATGGCTTCCTTCGGCGCTGCCGCCTGCTTCGTCCTCTGCGCGCTGCTCCTCGTCCagcccgcccccgccgccgccgccggcgagaAGCAGTCCTACGTCGTGTACCTCGGCGAGCACGCGCACGCGTCGCAGCTGCACGACCTCGCCGCCGTCGACCTGGCGGCGGTCGAGGGGAAGGCCGCCGACTCGCActacgacctcctcgccaccgtcCTCGGAGA CAAGGAGAAGGCGCGGGAGGCCATCTTCTACTCGTACACCAAGCACATCAACGGCTTCGCCGCCAACCTCGACGCCGAGCAAGCCGCCCAGATCGCCC GGCTGCCGGAGGTGGTGTCGGTGTTCCGGAACAGGGGGTACCAGCTGCACACGACGCGGTCGTGGCAGTTTCTTGGCATCGCCGGGCCCGGAGGCGTCCCGCGCGGAGCGTCCTGGCGCAAGGCTAAGTTCGGCGAGGGCGTCGTCATTGGCAACATCGACACCG GTGTGTGGCCAGAATCGGAGAGCTTTCGGGATCATGGGCTGGGACCAGTCCCCAAGCACTGGAAAGGAACATGCGAGAAAGGCCAAGACGATAACTTCCACTGCAACGC GAAGCTGATCGGGGCGCGCTACTTCAACAAGGGGTACGGCTCGGAAGGGCTCGACACCAAGGCTCCTGAGTTCAACACGCCGCGGGACAACGAGGGGCACGGCACGCACACGCTGTCCACGGCCGGCGGCTCGGCGGTGCCCGGCGCCAGCGTGTTCGGCTTCGGCAACGGCACGGCCTCCGGCGGCTCCCCGCGGGCGCACGTGGCCGCATACCGCGTGTGCTACAAGCCCGTGAACGGCAGCTCGTGCTTCGAGGCGGACATCCTGGCCGCCTTCGACGCTGCCATCCACGACGGTGTGCACGTCCTGTCCGTCTCCCTCGGCAACGACGGCGAGCCCTACGACTACTTCGACGACGCCATTTCCATCGGGTCTTTCCACGCCGTCCGCCGGGGCATCtccgtcgtctgctccgccggaaACTCGGGCCCCAAGCCGAGCTCCATCTCCAACCTTGCGCCGTGGCTCTTCACCGTCGGTGCTAGCACCATGGACCGCGAGTTCCCGTCTTACGTCGTCTTCAACGGCACAAAGATCAAG GGGCAGAGCATGTCGGAGACATCGCTCAAGAGCAAGGAGTCTTACCCCATGATCGACTCCGCTGAAGCCGCAGCTCCCGGCAGAGCGGTAGATGACGC CAAGATTTGCCTACAGGGGTCGCTGGACCCGACGAAGGTGAAGGGGAAGATCGTGGTGTGCCTGCGTGGGACGAGCGCGCGTGTGGCCAAGGGCCTGACGGTGCTCCAAGCCGGCGGCGCTGCCATGGTTCTCGCCAACGACGCCGCCTCCGGCAACGAGATTATCGCGGACGCGCACCTGCTCCCGGCCACGCACATCAGGCACAGCGACGGCCTCACCCTATACAACTACCTCAAATCCGCCAA GTCTCCAGAGGGGTACGTTGAGAAGCCGGAGACGACCCTGGAGACGAAGCCAGCGCCGTACATGGCCGCTTTCTCCTCGCAGGGACCCAACCCCGTCAACCCGGAGATTCTCAAGCCCGACATCACGGCGCCTGGGGTGAGCGTGATTGCCGCGTTTACGCGCGCCATGGCCCCCACGGAGCTTGCCTTTGACGAACGCCGCGTTGCCTTCACGTCCATGTCGGGGACGTCCATGTCGTGCCCGCACGTCTCCGGCCTCGTGGGGCTCCTCAAGGCCCTCCACCCAGACTGGAGCCCCTCGACGATCAAGTCGGCAATGATGACGACGGCAATCGACGTGGACAACAAGGGCGAGTCCATCCTCAACGCGTCCTTGGCGCCGGCGGGGCCCTTTGCCTATGGCGCCGGCCACGTGTGGCCGAGCCGCTCCATGAACCCGGGCCTCGTCTACGACCTCGGCCCCGACCACTACCTCGACTTCCTCTGCGCGCTCAAGTACAACGCCACGGTCCTGTCCATGTTCAACGGCGAGCCGTACAAGTGCCCCGAGAAGGCCCTCAAGATCGAGGACCTCAACTACCCATCCATCACCGTCGTCAACCTCACGGCCTCCGGCGCGACGGTGAAGCGCACGGTGAAGAACGTCGGCTCCCCGGGCAAGTACAAGGCGATGGTGCGCCAGCCGGCTGGCGTGCACGTGACGGTGAGCCCCGACGTGATGGAGTTTGGGAAGAAGGGGGAGGAGAAGACGTTCGAGGTCAAGTTCGAGACCAAGAACGCCAAGCTGGCCAAGAACTACGCGTTTGGCGCGCTCATATGGAGCAACGGGGTCCAGTTCGTGAAGAGCCCCATCGTTGTCAAGACGGCGGCGTGA